The segment CAACCGCACACACCAACAGGCATTTGCCGCTGGATGACCTTGCATCCGACGTGAGATGATCGCAGCTTCGATCGTCTTTTGGATACCAAGGACATGATGACGCTGCGCCAGGTTGAAGTGATCCGTGCCGTAATGGTGACGGGCACCATTGGCGGCGCGGCGAAGCTTTTGAACGTGTCGGCGCCGGGCATCAGCCGTCTGGTCAAATACACCGAGCGCTCGCTCGGCATCCGCTTCTTCCAGCGCCAGAACGGACGCTATTTCCCGACGCCCGAAGCCGAGAACATCTTTGAGCAGATCAACGGCGTCTACAAGAAAGTCGACGACCTCTCCGAGATCATCTCCAAGATCGGCCGAGGCGGCTTGTCGGAGCTGCGCATCGGCTCGGTGCCGAGTATCTCGCAGGTGATGGTGCCGCGCGCGATCGAGCGGGTCCGGCGCCGCTATCCCGACCTCGGCATCGACATCAACATCCTCAAGCTCGAGGAAGCCATCGACTATCTCTTGCTCGGCCGCGGCGAATGCGTGGCGATGAGCTACCGGCTGGAGCATTCCGGGCTGGAGTTCATGCCGCTCGCCTCGGGCGAGCTCTATTGCATCGTGCCGCCCGGCCACGAGCTTGCCGGCCGCAAGCAGGTCTCGGCCGCCGAGATCACCCGCTATCCGCTGATCGGCATCGATCCGAACGATCCCTACGGCCGGATCATGGCCGAGATCTTTGCGCGACACCGGCTCGCCTACAACATCACCATCCGCGCCCGCTTCGGCACCACGGTCTGCGCGCTGGTGAAGGCGGGGCTCGGCATCGCCATCATCGATCAGTTCACCGTGGCCCATGGCGGCTATCCCGGCATCGAGCTGTTGAAGATCACCGAGCCGACCCGGTTCGACACCTACATCGCGGTCAAGCGCGGCGCGCCGCTGTCGCTCCATGTCGAGCATTTCATCGAATCCCTGCGCGCCGAGATGCGAGCAGTCGAGCCGTCCCGGGGCAACGGCAAGGCTCCCGCAGGGCGCGGACGCCGAAAATAACATTATGTTAGGTTTGCCAAATAAATGGGTAATTGTGTTAGGCGGGGGAAAGACTATCGTCCCCCACCGAAGCCCCCTTGGAATTGCGCAGATTTCACGGCTAATGGCCGGAAATCAGCGCACCTCACCAGGCGATAGTGGATCATGTCAAAGCGCGGACCTGCCGCTTCCAAAAAGCTCCTGACCGGCCTGATCGGCGCGCCGATCGCCCATTCCGCCTCTCCCGCCATGCATGAACGCGCCGCCCAGGCGCTCGGCTTGCGCGGCCACTACCAGCTCATCGAGGTCGCAGGAGCCGACGCGACCGGGCTCAGCATGATGCTCGAAGGCGTGCGGCGGCTCGGCTTTGCCGGCGTCAACGTCACATTTCCCTACAAGGAAGCGGTCGTCCCACTGCTCGACGGGCTGGCGCCGGGTGCCGCCGCCATGGGCGCGGTCAACACCGTCGTCGTCAAGGGCGGCCGGCTGATCGGCCACAACACCGACACGACCGGGTTCGCACACGCCGTCACGCCGCTGCTGGCGGCTTCCGGAAATGCGGTGGCCGTGATCGGCACCGGCGGCGTCGGCAAGGCGATCGCCTTTGCGCTCGCAAGCCTAGAGGTCGCCGACCTCCGCGTCTTCGATAGCGAGCCGGCGCGGGCCGAAAAGCTTGCCGCGCTGCTGGTCAAGCATGGAGGTGCGCGGGTGGCCACGAGCGTCAAGGACGCGCTCGACGGCGCAACCGGTCTCGTCAACGGCACGCCGGTCGGCATGCTGCCGAACCGGGACACCCCGGTCCCAGCCACGCTGCTGCGCGAGAACCTGTGGGTCGCCGACGCCGTCTATTCGCCGCTGATCACACCGCTCCTGGCGGCAGCGCAAGCCAAGGGCGCGCGGATCATGACCGGGCGCGAGCTTGCGATCTACCAGGCCGCCGACGCCTTCGAACTGTTCACAGGCCTTGCCCCGTCGACCGAGGTCATGGGAGAGGCATTCGACGAAGTGATGGCGGCACGAAGCGCAGCCTATCAGTCAGCGTAACCGAAGCGGCCGGCACAAGGTCGCGGGGAATATCAAAGGAAACGGGAGGAGAGACATGAGATCGACCTTACTGGCAGGCGCCCTGCTTGCCTTCGCCGCTACAGCCAGCGCCCAGGCGCAGGCGATCAAGCTCGCCGACGTCGCCGAGCTGTCCGGCGGCGGCGCCACCGTCGGCACCAACTGGAAGAATGGCATCGACCTCGCGATCGAGGAGATCAACGCCAAGGGCGGCGTGCTCGGCCGCAAGCTGGAGGTCACCCACGCCGACTCGCAATCCAATCCCGGCGTCGCCCGCGCGCAGGTGCAGAAGGCGCTCGACGCCGAGCCCTACGTGCTGCTCGGCCCGGGCTATTCCGGCTCGGTCAAGGTCACCGCCCCGCTCGCAGCCGAAGCCGGCATCGCGCAGATCATGGGCGGCGAAGCCGCCGAATTGACGCAGGCCGGCAACAAGTTTCTGTTCCGCACCTCGTTCGGCCAGCAATCCTCGATGCCGAAGGTGGCAAAATACATCCACGACGAGATGAAGGCGAAGTCGGTCGCAGTGGTCTGGGTCAACAACGACTTTGGCCGCGGCGGTCGCGACGTGGTGGTCAAGGAGCTCGACCGGCTCGGCTCCAAGGTTGTCGCCGATCTCTCCACTGAGGCGGGCCAGGCGGATTTCGCCGCCGACGTCAGCAAGATCAAGACCGCCAATCCCGACGCCGTGTTCGTCTATCTCAACGAAGAAGAGAGCGCGCGCATCCTGAAAGAGCTGAAGCGCCAGGGCGTCACCGCGCCGTTGATGGGCGAGACCACGCTGATCGGACAGAAGGTGATCGAGCTCGCAGGTGATGCCGCCAACGGCGCGCGCGGCCATGTCGGCCTCACCACCGATGCGCCGGTCGACCTGATCAAGGCGTTCCGCGAGAAGTTTGCGAAGAAGTACAATTACGTGCCCGACCATAACGGGTTGAAGGGCTATCTCGCCGTCTACATGGTGAAGGCGACCACCGAAAAGATGGGCAAGGTCGATTCCAAAGCCTTCGCCGACACGCTGCACGGCCTGACCATCAAGGCTGCCGACGAGCCGGGCATCCTGATGGACGTGACCTTCAGCGACACCGGCGACATCGACCGCCAGAGCTTCCTGGTCGAGGTGGTCGAAGGCAAGCAGGCGGTGAAGCAGGTGCTGCCCAAGGTGAAGTGAGAGTTTGCTTCGCCTCTCCGCGCGCGCGGGGAGAGGCCGGAATATGCGAGAGCAAATTCCGGGTGAGGGGGAGAAGAAAGAGGGGAAAATGTCCAATCTGTTCGATCTTCTGGTTGCGGGACTGGCCACCGGCGCGATCTATGCGCTGGTCGCGGTCGGCTTCACGCTGCTGTGGCAGACCTCGCAGACCATCAATTTCGCGCAAGGCGAGTTCGTGATGCTGCCGGCGTTCCTGATGCTGGCTGCGATGCACGCCGGCGCGCCGTTCTGGCTCGCGATCATCCTCGGGATTCTGCTGTCGATGATCCTGCTCGGCCTCGCCTTCAAGATGCTGCTGGTCGATCCGATGATGCGTCATGGCGTGCTGCCTCTGGCGATTGCAACGATGGCGCTGGCGATCGGCATCAAGGAAGCCGTGAAACAGTTCTTCAGCGCGGAGGCCTCGCCCTTTCCGTCGATCGTGCCGACGGGTGATGTCTCGATCCTCGGCCACGCCGTGTCGCTGCAAAGCATCGGCGTCCTCGTCGTCGCCATTTTCGCCGTGCTCGGCCTGACCACGCTGCTCAACCGCACCTCGCTCGGCCATCAGATGCAGGCAGCAGCTCAGAATCCGACCGTCGCGCGCATCATCGGCGTGCCGGTCGAGCGCATGATCCTCTTGACCTTTCTGATCAACGCCTTCCTGGTCGCGCTGGCCTCGCTGCTGATCACGCCGATCTATCTCGCCAAATTCTCGAGCGGCGAAGTGCTGGGCCAGGCGGCTTTCATCGCCGCGATCGTCGGCGGCTTCAACCAGGTGCGTGGCGCGATCGCCGGCGGCCTGCTGATCGGCGTCCTCGACAATCTCGCGGCAAGCTATGTCTCGACGCAATATCGCGCCGCGGTGCCATTGATCTTCCTGATCGTCGTGATCCTGTTCCGGCCGCAAGGATTGCTTGGTCGCGCCGAGGAGCGCACGGTATGAGCGGCTTTGCCAAACCCCTGAAGATCGCGCTCGGCCTCATCGTCATCGCCGGCCTGATCTCCATTCCCATGAACTTCAACCGCTACGGCCTGTTCATCCTGAGCCAGTGGGCCGTGATGACGATTGCCGCGATGGGGCTCAACCTCACGCTCGGCTATGCCGGCCAGGTTTCGCTGGCGCAGGGCGCCTTCGTCGGCATCGGCGCCTACGCGGCCGCGATCATGACGAGCCATGGCTGGCCGCTGCCGGCCGCGATCGTGGTCGCTATTATCTTGAGCTTCGCGGTCGGCTGGGTGCTCGGCTATCCCGCGCTGCGCGTCCAGCATCATTACCTCGCCTTCGTCACGCTCGCCTTCTCGACCTTGGCCTTCCTGGTGTTCCGCAACGAGAGCTGGCTCACCGGCGGCATCTACGGCATCTCCAATATTCCGCGGCCCCACTTTTTCGGGATCGCGACCAACAAGCCGCTGCCGTTCTACTATGTCTGCCTCGGCTCGCTCGCAATCGTGTCGCTGGCGGTGTGGTGGCTGATCCGCTCGCCCTGGGGCCGCGCCTTCATGGCGCTGCGCGAAAACCCGCTGCGCGCACAGTCGCTTGGCATCGACACGCGCCGCTATACGCTGATGGCGTTCGCGATCGGCTCGTCGCTGGGCGGCGTCGCCGGTGCCCTCTATGCGCCGCTGACGCAATATATCGATCCGGTGCCGTTCAATTTGTCGCTCTCGCTCGACCTGCTGATGATGGTGATCGTCGGTGGCGCCGGCTTTTATTTCGGGCCGTTCCTCGGCGCCATGATCGCCGTGCTGCTGCCGGAATGGCTGCGCTTCACCGAGGGCTACTACTTGATGCTGTACGCGGTCGCGGTGATGGGGCTTTTGATCTGGTCGCCGACCGGCATTTTGGGAATCCTCGACCGCTATCTCGCCGAGCGCCGCACCAGGGCGGCTTCCGCGCTGCGCGCCGTCGCAAAGTCCCGATTGGAGACCGCGCAATGAGCGTGCTCGAAGTCACCAACATCAAGAAAAGCTTCGGCGGCATCACCGCGGTCGACGGCGTGTCCTTCGACGTCCGCGAAGGCGAGATCCTCGGCCTGATCGGCCCGAATGGTTGCGGCAAGTCCACGCTGTTCAATTGCATCCTCGGCCAACTCACGCCCACCGGCGGCGAGGTCAAGCTCGACGGCAAGGTGGTCACGGGCCTGCGCCCCGCCGAGCTCAACAAGCTCGGTGTCAGCCGCACCTTCCAGCTCTTGCAGGTGTTCCCAAAGCTCTCGGTGCGCGAGAACCTGATTCTCGCAGGACAGGAGCACCAGGGCAACATGGCCTCGCGCCTGGTCGGCCGCTCCGACGCCGGACTGACGGATACCGCCAACCAGATGATCGGCTTCTTCAAGCTCGATCATCTCGCTGCCGAGCCGGCCGGCGGATTGTCCTACGGCCAACAGAAGCTGCTCGATGCCGCCATGGCGTTCATGGGCGGCCCGCGCCTGGTGCTGCTCGACGAGCCCGCCGGCGGCGTCAACCCGTCGATGCTGACGGATTTGAAGGAGCGGCTGGTCGCGATCAACCGCGAGAAGAACGCCACCTTCGTCGTGATCGAGCACAATATGGAATTCGTGATGTCGCTGTGCTCGCGCGTGATGGTGATGGCGGAAGGCAAGGTGCTGGCGATGGGTCGGCCCGACGAGGTCCGCAAGGACCCCGCCGTGATCGAAGCTTATCTGGGACATTAGACCATGAGCGACCCGATCCTCTCGGTTCACAATCTCGTCGGCGGCTACGGCAAGATGACGATCTTGAACGGCACGACCTTCGTTGTGCCGGAGGCGACCATCACCACCATTATCGGCCCCAACGGCGCCGGCAAGTCGACCGTGTTCAAGGCGATCTTCGGCCTGTTGAAGCTGCGCGACGGCAAGATCAACTTTGCGGGCAGAGACGTCACCAGTTTGAGCCAGCGCGCGCTGCTCAACGCCGGCATCTGCTACGTGCCACAGGGCCGCAACATCTTTCCCGAGCTCTCGGTCCGCAGCAACATCGAGCTTGGCGGTGTCTCGGCCGGGAAAGGCATCGACCTGCCCAAGCGGATCGAAGCTGCGCTCGATCTGTTTCCGGCGCTGCGGCGCAAATCGACGCAGCAGGCCTCCACGCTCTCGGGCGGCGAGCAGAAGCAGCTCGAAATCGCCCGCTCGCTGCTGCTCGAGCCAAAGCTCGTGCTGATCGACGAGCCCTCGATCGGCCTGTCGCCACTGATGGTGCAGCAGACCTTCGATATCCTGAAGAGCCTACGCGACCGCGGCGTCACCATCCTGATGATCGAGCAGAACGCGCGCTCGGCGCTGGAGATCTCGGATTTCGGCATCGTGCTCGAGCTTGGCCAGACCCGCATCGTCGACAAGGCGGAACGCATTTTAAACGACCCGCGCATCGGCCAGCTCTTCCTCGGTGGTGCCATGGAGGAGAGCGCGGCATGAGCGCGAAAATGCGCATCGCCGTTGCCGGCGCCGGCCTGATCGGTCGCCGCCACATCGAATTGATCGCGGCATCGCCGGATTGCGAGCTGGCGGGCATCGCCGACCCCTCGCCGTCTGCAAAGGACTATGCGCAGACACGCAGCGCGCCCTGGCATGCGGATCACCGCGCGCTGCTGCAGCAGGAGAAGCCCGACGGCCTGATCATCGCCTCCCCCAACACGCTGCATTTTCAGATGGCGCTCGACTGTGCAGATGCCGGAGCGCCCGCACTGATCGAGAAGCCCGTGACCGACACTGTCGCGGCTGCGCAACGCCTGTGCGCCGCGATCAGGCGGACCGGCGTGCCGATGCTGGTCGGTCATCACCGCCGGCATAATCCCATCATCAAGGCCGCGCGCGAGGCGGTGACGACCGGCAGGCTTGGCCAACTTACCGCCGTAGTCGGACTGTGGCTGTTGAAGAAGCCCGATGATTATTTCGAGGTGGCGTGGCGGCGTGAGCGGGGCGGGGGCCCGCTGCTGATCAATCTCATCCACGATATCGACAACCTCCGCTTCATCTGCGGTGAGATTGCTGAAGTGCAGGCGCTGACCTCGAACAAGGTTCGCGGCTTTGCCGTCGAAGACACCGCGGCGCTACTGTTGCGCTTTACGAGTGGCGCGCTGGGAACCGTGACCGTGTCGGATGCAACACCGGCGCCGTGGAGCTGGGAACTGGCGGCGGGCGAGAACGCGGCGTACCCGAAGCAGGATCAGCCCTGCTACATCTTCTCCGGCACCAAGGGATCGCTCTCCGTGCCGAACATGGAGCTGTGGTCCTACGCGCAGCAGCCCGGCTGGTACGCGCCGCTGTCGCGCGAGACCATCGCACCGGCGGCGTTCGATCCGCTGGCCGAGCAGCTCCGGCATTTCTGCGCGGTGATCGCGGGCCGCGAACAACCGCTGATTTCAGCCGAAGACGCGATGGGAACGCTCGCCGTCGTCGAAGCCGTCAGCGAGGCCGCGCGCACGGGCCAAAAAATCTCACCGGGCCGAATCCTGGAGCAGGCAGCATGAACAAGCGCTCGATCGCGACCGTTTCTCTCTCGGGGGCGCTGGACGAAAAGCTTCGCGCCATCGCATCCGCCGGCTTCGAGGCGGTCGAGATTTTCGAGAACGATCTGCTGTCGTTCGGCGCGGGGCCGCGCGACATCGCGAAACTCTGCAAGGACCTCAACCTCGAGATCTGCGCGTTCCAGCCGTTCCGCGATTTCGAGGGCATGCCGGAGCCGCAGCGGTCGCGCAACTTCGCCCGCGCCGAGCGCAAGTTCGATCTGATGCAGGAGCTCGGCACCGATCTGCTGCTGATCTGCTCCAATGTCTCGCCCAGCTCACTCGGCGGCATCGACCGCGCTGCGGATGATTTTCGCGAGCTCGGCGATCGTGCGGGCAAGCGGGGCTTGCGTGTCGGGTACGAGGCGCTGGCCTGGGGACGCCATGTCAACGACTACCGCGACGCCTGGGAGATCGTGCGGCGCGCCGACCACCCGGCGATCGGCGTCATCCTCGACAGCTTTCATGCACTCGCCCCGGGCTTCCCGGTCCGGGCGATGGCCTCGATCCCCGGCGACAAGATCTTTCTGGTGCAGCTTGCAGATGCGCCAAAGCTCGAGCTCGACATCCTGTCGCGGAGCCGGCACTTCCGCTCCTTCCCCGGGCAGGGCGATCTGCCGGTCCGCGAATTCATGCAGGCGATCGCGGCGACCGGCTATTCCGGTCCGTGGTCGCTGGAAATCTTCAACGACCAGTTCCGTGCCGGCTCGGCGGCGCAAACCGCGGTCGACGGCCTGCGCTCGCTGATCCTGTTGCAGGACCAGCTCGCCCCGGACTGGCCGAAACTCGTCGGCGAGCCTTTGGCGCCGAAGGCCAGGAGCAGCGGCACCGGCTTTATCGAGTTTGCCGTCAACGAGACCAAGGCCGGCGAGCTCGCGCATCTGTTCTCACAGCTCGGCTTCCGCAAGACCGGCAAGCATCGCAGCAAGGCGGTGGAGCGTTGGTCGCAGGGTAAGGTCGAGCTCGTGATCAACTCGGAGACCGACGGTTTTGCACATTCGCATTACGTCACACACGGCCCCGGCGTCTGCGCCATTGCGCTCGACGTCGACAATGCGGGCCTCGCGATGCAGCGCGCCGAGACGCTGAAGGCACGTACCTTCTATCAACCGGTCGGGCCCGGGGAGCTGGAGATCCCGGCGATCCACGGCGTCGGCGGCAGTCTTCTGTATTTCCTCGACCAGGCCGGCAAGAACTGGGATACGGATTTCGAAGCCGTTAAAAGCGATGCGAGCGCGGACGCACTGCTCGCCGTCGATCACATCGCGCAGTCGATGCCCTATGACGAGATGCTGTCCTGGCTGCTGTTCTACACCGGCATCCTCGACCTGACGCGGCTGCCGCAGATGGAGATCGCCGATCCCAGAGGCCTGGTGCAGAGCCAGGCCGTCATCAACGGCGACCGGAGCCTGCGCTTCGTGCTCAACGGCTCCTCCGCCAATCGCACGCTGCCGGCGCGCTTCATTTCGGAATTCTTCGGCTCAGGCGTGCAGCACATCGCATTCTCGTGCAACGACATCTTTGCCACCGTCGCTGCGATGCGCGCCCGCGGCGCGGACTTCCTGGATATTCCCGATAATTATTACGACGACATCGAAGCCAAATACGACCTTGCACCCGATATCATGGCAAAACTGCGCGCCAACCACATCCTCTACGACCGCGAGGGCGACGGCGAGTTCTTCCAGGTCTACACCCACATTTTCGACGAGCGCTTCTTCTTCGAGATCGTCGAGCGGCGGAGCTATCAGGGCTTTGGCGCGGCCAATGCCGGCATCAGGCTCGCGGCACAGGCCCGCGAGGTGCGGCCTGCAAGCATGCCGCGGATGTAGGCTCGATCCACAACGTCATTGCGAGGAGCGAAGCGACGAAACAATCCAGAGTCTTCCCGCTGAGGGATTCTGGATTGCTTCGCTCCGCTCGCAATGACGGAGGAGAGAGCTAAGCCTCACTTCATCGGGCACTTGTCGTGGAAGCGGTCCTGATCGTTGGTGACGATCGTGGCAACGGTCTTCAGCGAAAGCTCGCCCCCGGCACCCTTCACCACGTCCTGCAAATAGAAGTTCTGGATCGGGATGTGGTTGTTGCCATATTTGAACGCGCCGCGCAGCGACTTGAAGTTGGCCTTCTCCATCTCGGCCTTCATCGCATCCTTCTTGGCGGTGTCACCGCCGACGGCAACCACCGCGCTGTTGATGAGCTGCGCCGCGTCATAGGCCTGCGCGCCGTAATAGCTCGGCCGGGCGCCTGGATATTTCGTGCGGTAGTCAGCGACGAACTTCTTGTTCTGCTCATTCGGGAGGTCGTTCACCCATTCCTGTGCACCGGGCACCCCGAACGCATTCTCCTTCTGCAACGGCAACGTCGTCTCGTCGACGGTGAAGGCGGTGTAGAGCGGCATGGTGCTCTTCATGCCGGCCTGGACATATTGATTGAGGAACTGCGCGCCGGCCGCACCGGGATAGAACACGAAGATCGATTCGGCGCCGGAGGCACGGGCTTTCGCCAGCTCGGCCGAGAAGTCGAGCTGGCTCGGCCACACCGTGTATTCCTCACCCTTGATCTCGCCCTTGAACGTACTCTTCACGCCCGCAAGCATGTCCTTGCCGGCGGCGTAGTTCGGGCCGATCAGGAACACGCTCTTGACGCCGTTCGCGTTCATGTTGAGGCCCATAGCGGCCGGCGTCTGGTCGTTCTGCCAGGAGGTCGAGAACACGTATTGCGAACACAGCTCGCCTGCGAGCTGCGACGGGCCGGCATTGGCCGAGATCAGGAAGGTCTGCGAGTCCACCGCGGTCTTGAGCGAGGCGAGCAGCACGTTCGACCAGATGTAGCCGGCGAGGAAATCGACCTTGTCGGACTGCACCAGCTTCTCGGTCTTCTGCTTGCCGACATCAGGCTTCTGGCCATCGTCCTCGTAGATCACCTCGACCGGCTTGCCGCCCATCTTGCGGCCGAGATGATCGAGCGCGAGCTCGAAGGAGTTGCGCATGTCGTTGCCGATCACAGCGGTCGGGCCGCTGAAGGTCGAGACGAAACCGATCTTGATGGTGTCGCCGGCGAATGCCGGGTTTGCCAGCGCGAGCGCAGCCGCGCCCGCCAGCCAGAATGCTGTCCTCATAACCATTCCCCTCCTCAATTCTCATTGTCCCGGAAGCGAGGCGATCGCCGCCCCGGGTCGTCTCTATTGAACGCAAAATCTGTCGAGCCGCCAATGGTTCAGCGCCTGCCCCTGCACCATATTTCGCCTCAAACGGGGATGGCAAGAAATATAATTCTACTCACTTCGACCAAGTCTGCGGCGCTTTTTCGCGGCAGTTCGATACACGCCGCCTATCCTTCAATTGATGACGGCTATTGGACCGCGGGGGCCAATCCGCACATAAGTGAAGGATGTAACAGCTGCGAGAATCGAGGGCGCATCATGGCCGCAAATCCCCATCGCGTCGTCATCGTCGGCGCCGGCTTCGGCGGGCTGGAGACGACCTACCGGCTCGACGGCAGCCCGGTCGAGATCACGCTGATCGACCGCCGCAACCATCATCTGTTTCAGCCGCTGCTCTATCAGGTCGCGACCGCATCGCTTGCGACCAGCGAGATCGCCTGGCCGATCCGCCATCTCATGAGTGACCGGCGCGAGGTGACGACGCTGTTTGCAAACGTCAGTGGCGTGGACGCGGAGAAGCGCTGCGTGCTGCTCGACGACGGCAGCGAGGTGCCCTACGACACGCTGGTGCTCGCGACTGGGGTCCGCCACGCCTATTTCGGCCATGATGAATGGGAACAGTTCGCACCCGGACTGAAGACGCTGGAGGATGCGACCACGCTGCGCCGGCATATTCTGGTGGCGTTCGAGCGCGCCGAGCGCGAGACCGATCCGGCGCGACGCGCGGCACGGCTCACCTTCGTCATCATCGGCGCTGGACCAACCGGTGTCGAACTGGCCGGCACCATCATCGAGCTGGCGCGGCACACATTGCCGCCGGACTTCCGCAACATCGATACGACCAAAGCGCGCGTCGTGCTGATCGAGGCGGGTCCTCGCGTGCTCGCCGGTTTCGCCGACGATCTCTCGGCCTATGCGCAGGCCTCGCTCGAAAAAATCGGCGTCGAGGTCGTGCTGGGCCAGCCCGTCACCGAGATCGACCGCGACGGCGTCGTCTATGGTGGACAGCGGCTGAACGCGAAAACCATGATCTGGGCCGCCGGCGTGCGCGCCTCGCCCGCCGCCGAATGGCTGGGCGCGCCGGCAGATCGCGCCGGGCGCGTGCAGGTCGAGGCGGATCTCACCATCCCCGGCCATCCCGAGATCTTTGCGATCGGCGACACCGTGAGCATCAACGCCTGGAACGGCAAGCCGGTGCCCGGCATCGCGCCGGCGGCCAAGCAGCAGGGCCGCCATGTCGCCGAGACCATCAAAGCGCGCCTGCGCGGCGCGGCGACGGGCCCATTCCGCTACAAGCACGCCGGCAGCCTCGCCCAGATCGGCAAGCAGCTCGCCGTGATCGACTTCGGCCGCATCAAGCTGCGCGGCACCGTCGCGTGGTGGATCTGGGGCATCGCCCACATCTACTTCCTGATCGGGCTCCGCCACCGCCTCAGCGTCGCCATGAGCTGGCTCTGGGCCTACGCCCGCGACCAGCGCGCGGCGCGGCTGATCACGCAGGGCAGCAGCAAGGTGGTGTAGGGGACGATTCTTCTCCCTCTCCCCGCTCTTACGGGGAGAGGTGAAGAACCCCTACTTCACCAGCTCGCACCCGCCCTCGGCCATCGGGCGGAACGCCTGATCAGGCGCAATCGTCGAGACCAGCCTGTAATAGTCGTACGGGTATCTCGACTCCTCCGGCTTCTTGACCTCGAACAGATACATCGGATGCACCACGCGGCCGTCCTGGCGAATTGTGGTGTCGCCGAACAGTCTGTCCTTGCCTTTGAACTTCTTCATTTCGGGCACGACGTCCTTCGCATTATCGCTGCCGGTGGCGGCGACTGCATTGAGATAGGCGAGCGTGGATGCATAGACGCCGGCCTGATTGCCGCTCGGCATCTTGCCGTTCATGCCGGGACGCGCGGCAAATCGCTTGGCGAAGGCGCGGGTGTCGTCGTTCATGTCCCAGTAGAAGGCTTCCATCAGCTGAAGCCCCTGGGCAACCTTGATGCCCATGCCGTGGACGTCGTTGATGAAGAGCAGGAAGGCGACCAGCTTCTGGCCGCCTTGCTGGATGCCGAATTCGGCCGCCTGCTTCACCGCGTTGATGGTGTCGCCGCCGGCGTTGGCAAGCCCGATCACCTGCGCCTTCGAGCCCTGCGCCTGCAACAGGAAGGAGGCGAAGTCTGACGTGCCGAGCGGATGCTTCGACGACCCCAACACCTTGCCGCCATGCGCTTCGATGTATTTCTGCGCTTCCGCCTCGATGCCCTTGCCGAGCGCATAGTCGACCGTGAGGAAATACCAGTCCTTGCCGCCGCGCGACATCATTGCGGCCGCCGTCGTATTGCCGGTCGCCCAGGTGTCGTTGACCCATTGGATGGTGTTGGGTGAACACGCCTTGCCGGTGAGATCGGCGCTCGCAGTCGACGACGCGAGGAACGTCATGCGGCTACCGCGCAACAGCGTGTTGATGGAGAGGCCGACCGCCGAGTTCGGCACGTCGACGATGGCATCGACACCTTCGACATCCAGCCACTTGCGCGCGATGGCGTTGCCGACATCGGCCTTGTTCTGATGGTCGGCATAGACGATCTCGACCTTGATGCCCTTACCCCCACCGTTGAAATCCTCCGCCGCCATGCGCGCGGCCTCGACCGAGCCCATGCCGTTAGTATCCTGGAAAATGCCGGAAATGTCGTTGAGCACGCCGACACGCACGACATTGTCGGAAATCTCTGCGCTCGCGGCGCCGCTCAACAGGCTCGCGGCCAGCGCAAACGCCCACTTCAGATGCTTCATTGGTCCCTCCCCTTTTGTTTCGCCCCCGGTC is part of the Bradyrhizobium commune genome and harbors:
- a CDS encoding branched-chain amino acid ABC transporter permease — its product is MSNLFDLLVAGLATGAIYALVAVGFTLLWQTSQTINFAQGEFVMLPAFLMLAAMHAGAPFWLAIILGILLSMILLGLAFKMLLVDPMMRHGVLPLAIATMALAIGIKEAVKQFFSAEASPFPSIVPTGDVSILGHAVSLQSIGVLVVAIFAVLGLTTLLNRTSLGHQMQAAAQNPTVARIIGVPVERMILLTFLINAFLVALASLLITPIYLAKFSSGEVLGQAAFIAAIVGGFNQVRGAIAGGLLIGVLDNLAASYVSTQYRAAVPLIFLIVVILFRPQGLLGRAEERTV
- a CDS encoding ABC transporter ATP-binding protein; amino-acid sequence: MSVLEVTNIKKSFGGITAVDGVSFDVREGEILGLIGPNGCGKSTLFNCILGQLTPTGGEVKLDGKVVTGLRPAELNKLGVSRTFQLLQVFPKLSVRENLILAGQEHQGNMASRLVGRSDAGLTDTANQMIGFFKLDHLAAEPAGGLSYGQQKLLDAAMAFMGGPRLVLLDEPAGGVNPSMLTDLKERLVAINREKNATFVVIEHNMEFVMSLCSRVMVMAEGKVLAMGRPDEVRKDPAVIEAYLGH
- a CDS encoding ABC transporter substrate-binding protein encodes the protein MRSTLLAGALLAFAATASAQAQAIKLADVAELSGGGATVGTNWKNGIDLAIEEINAKGGVLGRKLEVTHADSQSNPGVARAQVQKALDAEPYVLLGPGYSGSVKVTAPLAAEAGIAQIMGGEAAELTQAGNKFLFRTSFGQQSSMPKVAKYIHDEMKAKSVAVVWVNNDFGRGGRDVVVKELDRLGSKVVADLSTEAGQADFAADVSKIKTANPDAVFVYLNEEESARILKELKRQGVTAPLMGETTLIGQKVIELAGDAANGARGHVGLTTDAPVDLIKAFREKFAKKYNYVPDHNGLKGYLAVYMVKATTEKMGKVDSKAFADTLHGLTIKAADEPGILMDVTFSDTGDIDRQSFLVEVVEGKQAVKQVLPKVK
- a CDS encoding shikimate dehydrogenase, producing the protein MSKRGPAASKKLLTGLIGAPIAHSASPAMHERAAQALGLRGHYQLIEVAGADATGLSMMLEGVRRLGFAGVNVTFPYKEAVVPLLDGLAPGAAAMGAVNTVVVKGGRLIGHNTDTTGFAHAVTPLLAASGNAVAVIGTGGVGKAIAFALASLEVADLRVFDSEPARAEKLAALLVKHGGARVATSVKDALDGATGLVNGTPVGMLPNRDTPVPATLLRENLWVADAVYSPLITPLLAAAQAKGARIMTGRELAIYQAADAFELFTGLAPSTEVMGEAFDEVMAARSAAYQSA
- a CDS encoding branched-chain amino acid ABC transporter permease, with the translated sequence MSGFAKPLKIALGLIVIAGLISIPMNFNRYGLFILSQWAVMTIAAMGLNLTLGYAGQVSLAQGAFVGIGAYAAAIMTSHGWPLPAAIVVAIILSFAVGWVLGYPALRVQHHYLAFVTLAFSTLAFLVFRNESWLTGGIYGISNIPRPHFFGIATNKPLPFYYVCLGSLAIVSLAVWWLIRSPWGRAFMALRENPLRAQSLGIDTRRYTLMAFAIGSSLGGVAGALYAPLTQYIDPVPFNLSLSLDLLMMVIVGGAGFYFGPFLGAMIAVLLPEWLRFTEGYYLMLYAVAVMGLLIWSPTGILGILDRYLAERRTRAASALRAVAKSRLETAQ
- a CDS encoding LysR family transcriptional regulator yields the protein MMTLRQVEVIRAVMVTGTIGGAAKLLNVSAPGISRLVKYTERSLGIRFFQRQNGRYFPTPEAENIFEQINGVYKKVDDLSEIISKIGRGGLSELRIGSVPSISQVMVPRAIERVRRRYPDLGIDINILKLEEAIDYLLLGRGECVAMSYRLEHSGLEFMPLASGELYCIVPPGHELAGRKQVSAAEITRYPLIGIDPNDPYGRIMAEIFARHRLAYNITIRARFGTTVCALVKAGLGIAIIDQFTVAHGGYPGIELLKITEPTRFDTYIAVKRGAPLSLHVEHFIESLRAEMRAVEPSRGNGKAPAGRGRRK